A window from Sinanaerobacter sp. ZZT-01 encodes these proteins:
- a CDS encoding CPBP family intramembrane glutamic endopeptidase, with protein MSDCKMKENEQKADYGKIKLTQLIGIYFLAIVCAAFLRVKGGEFAVLLSGMVFYILPSAWIFWKLKKEHISLRLWTASIQVKALEDTFFVWLLFIGVSAAIILLEALLFQNGEIAYAEIEWQRVLVLAVLAPIAEEFICRGMILQRFLKKYSVKKAVWLSALLFYAIHFNILNVLTIFVGVMFGVLMIKHCSLYLTIAVHFTWNLLLQFKPWMLETLRTMDKRICILLMLFCVLAAITGLVKSIQLYRYTTEEYC; from the coding sequence ATGAGTGATTGTAAAATGAAAGAAAATGAACAAAAGGCTGACTATGGAAAAATAAAATTAACCCAATTAATAGGAATATATTTTTTGGCAATAGTATGTGCCGCCTTTTTACGTGTAAAAGGAGGAGAATTTGCAGTATTATTATCAGGCATGGTGTTTTACATCCTTCCTTCTGCATGGATTTTTTGGAAACTGAAAAAAGAGCACATTTCCCTTCGGTTATGGACAGCCAGCATACAGGTAAAAGCGTTGGAAGATACCTTTTTTGTATGGCTTTTATTTATAGGTGTTTCCGCAGCAATTATATTGTTAGAGGCTTTGCTGTTTCAGAATGGTGAAATTGCGTATGCTGAGATAGAGTGGCAGAGAGTTCTTGTTTTGGCGGTGCTTGCTCCAATTGCAGAGGAATTTATTTGCAGGGGAATGATTCTTCAACGATTTTTGAAAAAATACTCTGTAAAAAAAGCAGTATGGTTGTCGGCTCTCTTGTTTTATGCAATTCATTTTAATATACTAAATGTGTTGACCATATTTGTGGGAGTCATGTTTGGCGTATTGATGATAAAGCATTGCAGTCTATATCTGACGATAGCGGTTCATTTTACTTGGAACCTGCTTTTACAGTTCAAGCCATGGATGCTAGAAACACTGCGTACTATGGATAAGAGGATTTGTATTTTGCTGATGCTTTTCTGCGTGCTGGCAGCGATTACGGGATTGGTAAAGTCAATACAGCTCTATCGATACACAACGGAGGAGTACTGTTGA
- a CDS encoding methionine ABC transporter permease — protein MQELLNTYFPNVMAKLPIFYRSIAETMQMLLQSGWMSFVIGLFLGILLTVTQKGGILQNKVVFQVLDKAINFFRSIPFVILLAALIPFTRLISGTAIGVEGAILPLVFGTVPFFARQIESVLAELSPGLLEAAKSMGNGPMRIILSVYLKESIPGIVRATTITAISLIGLTAMAGAIGAGGLGDFAIRFGYQRKQADVTYATVLVLVLLVSVIQIVGNLIAKKNTHE, from the coding sequence ATGCAAGAGCTTCTTAACACATACTTTCCAAATGTAATGGCGAAGCTTCCTATCTTTTATAGAAGCATCGCAGAAACGATGCAGATGCTTCTTCAATCAGGATGGATGTCCTTTGTCATTGGACTCTTTTTAGGAATTCTGCTCACCGTGACGCAGAAGGGTGGGATTTTGCAGAATAAGGTGGTATTTCAGGTTCTTGATAAAGCCATTAACTTTTTTCGCTCCATTCCCTTTGTCATTTTACTGGCAGCCTTGATTCCTTTTACAAGATTGATTTCCGGTACGGCAATCGGGGTAGAGGGAGCGATTCTACCGCTCGTCTTTGGAACGGTTCCGTTTTTCGCAAGACAGATTGAATCGGTGCTTGCCGAATTGAGTCCCGGCTTGTTAGAAGCAGCAAAATCTATGGGAAACGGACCGATGCGCATTATTTTAAGCGTTTATTTAAAAGAAAGTATTCCCGGAATTGTCCGGGCGACCACCATCACAGCAATTAGCTTGATTGGGCTGACCGCGATGGCAGGAGCAATCGGAGCCGGCGGACTCGGGGATTTCGCAATTCGTTTCGGTTACCAGAGAAAACAGGCGGATGTTACGTATGCTACGGTCTTGGTACTGGTGCTTCTTGTCAGCGTAATCCAGATTGTAGGAAACCTGATTGCAAAGAAAAACACACACGAATGA
- a CDS encoding methionine ABC transporter ATP-binding protein — translation MITFQNVSKTFYIGEKKVEAVKDVNLTIEKGRICGIIGFSGAGKSTLVRCINLLEKPTAGEVFLGKTELTALTERQLRKERKKIGMIFQQFQLFSSRTVRQNVAYPLKYQGMTQKEINKKVDSLLKLVGLEEKASMYPAELSGGQKQRVAIARALANDPEILLSDESTSALDPQTTKSILKLLKKLNESLGITIVVITHEMEVVKEICDKVVVMENGEIVEEGDVFQIFSNPQKPITKEFVASTSNLTKIEELTENNAFIKKLGKDECILKFKYLQRNTSEALVSQISRQFQLDVNIIFGNVELIGDTPIGGLVSIVKGKEEDIDAAIHYLKEKNVGVEVILDARAS, via the coding sequence TTGATTACGTTTCAGAATGTAAGTAAAACTTTTTACATCGGAGAGAAAAAAGTCGAAGCAGTAAAGGATGTAAATTTAACAATAGAGAAAGGCAGAATATGCGGGATAATCGGCTTTTCGGGAGCCGGGAAATCCACACTGGTGCGGTGTATCAATTTGCTGGAAAAACCAACAGCAGGAGAGGTATTTTTAGGAAAAACGGAATTAACCGCATTGACAGAAAGACAGTTGCGAAAAGAGCGAAAGAAAATAGGCATGATTTTTCAGCAGTTTCAGCTGTTTTCATCAAGGACAGTTCGTCAGAATGTTGCGTACCCTCTGAAATATCAGGGAATGACGCAAAAGGAGATAAACAAAAAAGTAGATTCCCTTCTTAAGCTTGTCGGATTAGAGGAGAAAGCCTCGATGTATCCTGCAGAGCTTTCCGGAGGGCAGAAGCAACGGGTGGCCATTGCAAGAGCACTTGCAAATGACCCGGAGATTCTTTTAAGCGATGAATCGACGAGTGCGCTGGACCCGCAGACGACAAAGTCGATTTTGAAGCTTTTAAAAAAGTTGAATGAGAGTCTTGGTATCACGATTGTTGTCATTACACACGAGATGGAGGTCGTAAAAGAAATCTGCGATAAAGTCGTTGTGATGGAAAATGGTGAAATTGTGGAAGAGGGAGATGTGTTTCAGATCTTCTCCAATCCGCAAAAACCGATCACAAAGGAATTTGTGGCAAGTACATCCAACCTGACAAAAATCGAAGAGCTGACCGAAAACAATGCTTTTATCAAAAAGTTGGGCAAGGATGAATGCATCTTGAAATTCAAATATTTACAGAGAAATACATCAGAAGCACTGGTATCACAGATTTCAAGGCAGTTCCAGCTTGATGTGAACATTATTTTCGGAAACGTCGAATTGATTGGAGACACACCGATCGGAGGCTTGGTTTCCATAGTAAAAGGAAAAGAAGAAGATATTGATGCAGCAATTCACTATTTAAAAGAAAAAAACGTAGGAGTGGAGGTGATTTTAGATGCAAGAGCTTCTTAA
- a CDS encoding LysR family transcriptional regulator, whose amino-acid sequence MTLQQMKYAIEIADKGSINLAAKSLFISQPSLSGTIKELEDEIGIEIFMRTNRGITITPEGSEFLGYARQVVEQYKLMEEQYIEKKVRKKYFSVSTQHYSFAVKAFVEMVKQFDMDEYEFAVHETKTYDVIDDVKNFKSDLGILYLDAFNEKVLRKLFHENSLEFVELFSCSTYVYIWKGHPLAGREVIRIEQLQEYPCLSFEQGNNNSFYFAEEVLSTYEYKRIIKANDRATMLNLMVGLNGYTLCSGIICEELNGSNYQAVKLDSDEVMHIGYIKHKRLPLSVEAKKYLEELVKYQELIL is encoded by the coding sequence ATGACGCTTCAGCAAATGAAATATGCCATAGAAATAGCAGATAAAGGCTCTATTAACCTTGCGGCAAAGTCCTTGTTTATTTCACAGCCGAGCTTATCGGGGACGATTAAAGAATTAGAGGATGAAATCGGTATTGAAATTTTTATGCGCACAAATCGAGGCATTACGATTACGCCGGAGGGGAGTGAATTTTTAGGTTATGCCAGACAGGTAGTAGAGCAATACAAATTGATGGAAGAGCAGTATATTGAAAAGAAAGTCAGGAAAAAGTATTTCAGCGTTTCAACACAGCACTATTCCTTTGCGGTAAAAGCATTTGTAGAGATGGTGAAGCAGTTTGACATGGATGAATACGAATTTGCGGTACATGAAACCAAAACATACGATGTAATTGATGACGTAAAAAATTTTAAAAGTGACCTAGGGATTCTCTATTTAGATGCTTTTAATGAAAAGGTATTAAGAAAGTTGTTTCATGAAAATTCATTAGAGTTTGTCGAGCTGTTTTCATGCAGCACGTATGTATATATATGGAAAGGGCATCCCCTTGCGGGAAGAGAAGTGATTCGTATAGAGCAACTGCAAGAATATCCTTGCCTATCTTTTGAGCAGGGAAATAATAATTCCTTTTATTTTGCAGAGGAAGTATTAAGTACTTATGAATATAAACGAATTATTAAGGCCAATGACAGAGCAACGATGCTAAACTTAATGGTTGGATTAAACGGATATACCTTGTGCTCAGGAATCATCTGTGAGGAACTGAACGGCAGCAATTATCAGGCAGTTAAGCTGGATTCCGATGAAGTGATGCATATTGGATATATCAAGCATAAACGTCTTCCTTTGAGCGTGGAAGCCAAAAAATATTTGGAAGAGTTGGTTAAGTATCAAGAGTTGATATTATAA
- a CDS encoding class I SAM-dependent methyltransferase yields the protein MKCPICGGSTIEQLYVMNGFELVKCLDCNLVFQSKIDLLDGNDMIDVIYDENWTKMKEQTGVEDLYNHYLFSSHFVNSYSNPGDSLLEIGCGTGEFLHLMQLTGKQVTGMEPSKESCAFAKSKYQLDFIHSMWDVSLFDNKKRFDNIAFWHVLEHIANPIVFLTEASSILKENGKIFFSIPNQDCLYNLVMRNASPLYTERDHLFHYSTKNLPILLSKSGLVPEKIFLWEGPGRLKTDWSLYKKILSSTAITGVNDEYSFLAWLRNTNRSYELFCVAKKAD from the coding sequence ATGAAGTGTCCGATTTGCGGGGGCAGCACCATAGAACAGCTGTATGTTATGAATGGATTTGAACTGGTAAAATGTTTGGACTGCAATCTTGTTTTTCAGAGTAAAATTGATTTACTGGACGGCAACGATATGATTGATGTGATATATGATGAAAATTGGACGAAGATGAAGGAGCAGACAGGTGTGGAAGATTTGTACAATCATTATCTGTTTTCCTCTCATTTTGTAAACAGTTACAGTAATCCCGGCGACAGCTTGCTTGAAATCGGCTGTGGAACCGGTGAATTTCTACATCTGATGCAGCTGACGGGAAAACAGGTTACAGGAATGGAACCATCCAAAGAGTCCTGTGCTTTTGCCAAGAGTAAATATCAGCTGGATTTCATCCACTCCATGTGGGATGTTTCTCTATTCGACAACAAAAAGAGGTTCGACAATATCGCATTCTGGCACGTACTGGAACATATAGCAAACCCAATAGTGTTTTTAACTGAAGCTTCATCTATTTTAAAGGAGAACGGAAAAATCTTTTTTTCTATTCCCAATCAGGATTGTCTCTATAATCTAGTGATGAGAAACGCTTCTCCTCTTTATACTGAACGAGATCACCTTTTCCATTATTCTACAAAAAACTTACCAATTCTCTTATCAAAGTCGGGGCTTGTCCCAGAAAAGATATTTCTTTGGGAAGGTCCGGGTAGGCTTAAAACAGACTGGTCGCTATATAAAAAAATACTTTCATCCACAGCAATTACAGGAGTTAATGATGAATATTCCTTCTTGGCGTGGCTGAGAAATACCAACAGGAGCTATGAACTGTTCTGTGTTGCCAAAAAAGCGGATTAG
- a CDS encoding DUF1848 domain-containing protein, translating into MIISASRRTDIPAFYTDWFFNRIKEGYILVRNPMNPHQISKIDVSPDVVDCIVFWTKNPIPMLRRLKELQEYQYYFQFTLTSYDKTIERYLTTKKDLVAAFIALSKQIGRQRVIWRYDPILLSHLYTKEYHYKWFDKLAQKLSPYTDKCIISFLDQYKNTEKNLHGVRLFPITKTDIEEMAVEFSRIASQYGLILESCAEPFNLEKYNIFPSRCIDDRLLSQIWGKKIRIEKDPNQRKSCGCVKSIDIGAYNTCKHGCRYCYANFSDSIVRKNISLHKTDSPLLFGELGAEDRITDRKMISYIDNQMNLSNFLV; encoded by the coding sequence TTGATTATTAGTGCAAGCAGAAGAACGGACATTCCTGCCTTTTATACAGATTGGTTTTTCAATCGGATAAAAGAAGGATACATACTCGTACGTAATCCGATGAATCCACACCAGATCAGTAAAATCGATGTATCTCCTGACGTAGTTGACTGTATCGTTTTTTGGACCAAAAACCCAATACCGATGTTGAGGAGACTGAAAGAATTGCAAGAGTACCAATATTATTTTCAGTTTACCTTGACGTCTTATGATAAAACAATAGAAAGGTATCTCACGACAAAAAAAGATTTAGTTGCGGCTTTTATCGCATTGTCGAAACAGATTGGGAGGCAGAGAGTCATTTGGCGATATGATCCAATTTTATTAAGTCACTTATATACAAAGGAATATCATTATAAATGGTTCGATAAACTGGCACAAAAACTATCGCCCTATACCGATAAATGTATCATAAGTTTTTTGGATCAATATAAAAATACGGAGAAAAATCTGCATGGGGTGCGGCTTTTTCCGATTACAAAAACGGATATAGAGGAGATGGCGGTTGAGTTCTCCCGCATCGCTTCACAATATGGACTGATTTTGGAAAGCTGTGCGGAACCATTTAACCTTGAAAAATATAATATATTTCCTTCCAGATGCATTGATGATCGACTTCTTTCACAAATTTGGGGAAAGAAGATCCGGATAGAAAAAGATCCAAATCAAAGAAAATCCTGCGGGTGTGTAAAAAGCATTGATATAGGGGCCTATAACACCTGTAAGCATGGATGCCGTTACTGCTATGCTAATTTTAGTGACAGTATAGTGAGAAAAAATATTTCCTTGCACAAAACGGATTCCCCTTTGTTATTCGGCGAATTAGGAGCAGAAGATAGAATAACGGATCGAAAGATGATTTCCTATATAGACAATCAAATGAATTTATCCAACTTTCTAGTATAA